tttttaattattttcaaGAATTTGTGACAAAAAAGGGTCGTAATTACTTGAAATATAGTGATTGGCTCAAATTGTTTGACATTTTAGAACTTAAGCCACTCATTCATAGATGATttacttgaattttttttagtgTTCAACATTAATTGCCAGCATCTAGTACGAGATTAGTAGTTTGCTTTGTTTCGCTGGCACAACATTGATGGTCATATGACTGCAAGTGACACCGGCACTGTCGAGGAAAACAATTAGAAGGCTCAATAGTGTAACATTTACTCCTTTTCTActttcattgttttttttttttttttaattctctcAACCAAAGTACTTCCTGTTTTCTCTGTAAAACCAGGTAGGGCTCTTGAGGATCTGCGTGCTTCCCTTTTTAGTGAGCTCTGCACATGTGAGGGTGCCAAGCATTTGCAGCAACGGATTTGTGGTCCAACAGTTGCTTTGTCTTTCAATTTCCTAGTTTCTGTTGGTATAATTATGATGAACAAATTGGTGCGCTTTCCTCTACTGTCTGCCAGTTTTTATGTTTGATGATCTGTTGTTCAAGAATGGAAacttcaaagtgctgattttttcTTCAGGTGCTTGGGGGAGTGGGGTTCAATTACCCAATCTTTCTAACCTTTATTCATTACATCCTGAGCTGGGGTTTAATGGCTATATTGAATGCCTTCTCACTCCTTCCAGCCTCGCCTCCTGCCAAGTCGACCCCTTTTTCTTCTCTGCTAGTCCTTGGCATTGTCATGTCACTATCTAATGGCCTTGCTAATGTTAGCTTGAAGTATAATAGGTAAGGTAAAGCATTTTTGTCTGAAGCCTCATGAAACTTTAAATTAGTGACTGAGGCTAAACTATTTTGCTTTTCAGTGTGGGATTCTATCAGATGGCAAAGATTGCTGTTACTCCGACGATTGTTCTTGCCGAATTTATGCTGTTTAGGAAGGCAGTCTCTTGCCAGAAGGTAACAACTCATcatatcaaaatttatagttTTATGGACGAGCTCAGTTTCAGTTACTTTGTTTGGGATGCATGTTTCTGGGTCTTGCAGGTGATTGCGCTAACTATAGTATCTATTGGTGTTGCTGTTGCAACAGTTACAGACCTTGAATTCAACTTCTTTGGTGCTTGTATAGCATTGGCATGGATTATACCTAGTGCAGTTAATAAGATTCTATGGTCCAATCTACAGCAGCAGGATAACTGGACTGCCTTAGCGTACGTAGTCCCCTGATATGGAACTCATTTTCATTTATATCAATACCTCATTTAGCTAGCATCCTTACATCATTTCCTAATGCAAGTCATCCAACAGTTTAATGTGGAAGACAACACCAATCacgcttttctttttggttgccTTGATGCCTTGGCTCGACCCCCCTGGTGTTCTCTCCTTTCGCTGGAACTTTTCCAATGCATCAGCTATTTTCACGTCAGCTGTCTTCGGTTTTCTGCTCCAGTGGTCAGGGGCTTTGGCTCTTGGGTGAGGAATTTTTTTGTCTAAGAGCATTTCTATGAGACGTTTATTCCCATTTTGGAAGACCTGCCGAAACTTTTGGGCTGGGATGACACCCTGTTGATTTGCTTAAGTTGCAGTTTAACATTTCTTGATCCTGAACAAATTATCTCTTGCTTATTTTTCACAGGGCAACATCTGCAACTTCTCATGTTGTTCTCGGACAGTTCAAAACATGTGTTATCCTTCTTGGAGGGTACCTTCTTTTCAATTCTAACCCAGGTCTGTCAAGTATCTGTGGAGCTATCACAGCTCTTGCAGGGATGTCCTTGTACACATACCTCAACATGCTAGGCTCTCATCAACAACAAGCTAAAGCATCTCCTTGgcaatcatatttttcttcaataaaatcTAAGCTTAGCAAGGAAGGTAGCGATCCCCATGATGGAAATTGTACTACTGAAACTGTCTAAAGGGCAGAATCAACTGTGGGGACACTTCAGCGTTCTATCTTGGGGATCCACCTAGAGTGTAGAGATTAGGATTATACAGAAAGTGTAAATCATAAGAAAGAGGAAGTAACCAGTTCAAGTTTTGGTTTGCTTTTCTCCTActgtttcttctcttctttctgacAATTTAATTTTCAGTCTGGGTCACCCCAGTTTGATCAAATTATACTCATCCATATGCTCTGCACTACCATAAATGTATCGCATACCAGGATTATATCGTTCCTGGATACTTATTGTAAAGTTGTACGCATACAAAATTAACTCTAGCAGTTTTCTTGCAGAAAAAGAATTACTTcaattaattccctttatccATATGCTTCCCATCTATATGTGATTTTATTCTTGCTTAATTTCTTGACATATTGATGAAAACACATGACCAGTTGTCATGTTCTATAATGAGTTAGAGAATTGACAAAATTTTCCCTATGAATGATGTCTGTTGCTCATACGTAATTATTGCAGTTGCAAGGTTGGACTTGTAATCTTTTCAGTTAAAGGTTGCTTCCTATCATCATTTCAGTATGTGTGCCACCTGCGAACTTtatatcaaatatttttttaaaattgtatTAATGTAGTATGTTTTAAATCATATACGAGGATATATCTTAAGCACTTGTCCTTGCTGTGGAGCCCCCAAATCCATCAGTTATGATTACACATCATGACTTTCTTGGTGTCTCTCTCTTTACCACCACAAATCTTGTAGTTCAACCATTCCAATCTACTTAGTTCCATGCGTGGAAGAGTAGCTGAAAATGAAACACCAACATATTATATCAGCTGCTCTGATAGTTGTGGGACAAACAAACATCACAAAATTAGAAAGAACAATAGAAGTCAAAGGTGCAGATCATGAAAAATTGCTGAAGACGCAGAATGTTCTGTATGTCTCCCGGGTTTCCTGATCTCCTGGTTACACCAATGGTAGTCCTTTCTGTGCCTGACACTAGATTCTTCAGAGTCATCATGCTCGTGATCATCATCTCACATTGCTGTCAGACTTGCTattgttttaattttatttcCCCACTTTGATGCTACAAGTGTTGTTCCACAGAAATCGTCCGAAGGGTGCCAACTGGTTTAATTGGTGAAATCGTTGGATATTGGATATCTTCTAAGCCTTGTCTTTGCTTCGTCCAGCTTCCTTCTGTTCTAATCattattacaaaaaaaaaaaaggtctttcGAGGAGGTTCATGTTTTAATCAGTCTTCTTTAGAATGGATATCTTCTAACCCTCTTTTTATTTCCTCCTCCACCGCTTCTGACTTCACTCATCCCATGCATTCTGTTTCTTTTGGACGATCCTCATTAGATTTGCTGGTAGTAGGCTTTTGCCAGCCTACCACCACTTTTCTCCAAGTTCAAGCATTACTGCCTTTCCCTGCTGTAAGCAATAAAAATAACTAGAAAGTAAGGCATTGCAACTTCTTATAATTAATCCTGTTCAGCAGCTGGAGGGCAGTTAACCTATCATGAGGGGCCACAAATTGATGATGGTTCAGAGTCTTTACCCTGTTTCTGTTCATTGCCTTCATTGTTTACTCTCCTGCAATACCTGCTTGTACCATGGCATGCCTTAGCATAGAACTAAGATGATATCAGGGAATCTTGTCAATTTTTCTTGCTGGGACTTTCCTTGATTCATGACTCAATTTTAGGTTTACGATCTCGCTAgacttaacaaaaaaaaaaaaaaaaaaaaatccttaaaacACAGGCTTGAACGTTTCCAGCTAAAAGAATAGCAACAAATTCATCTGAAAGAATATGTATTCAGGTATGGGTTACATTGTAGGCTATTGTGGTGAAATCACTACAGAATGGAAAATCGAGCTTTACAGGTGAGTCCAACTTGTGTTCATCCTCTACAGTCCAAGAAGAAAATAGTAGACAAATGTTACTGGTAGACCAATAAGCATCCCGAACACAACCCTGAGACAACAATAAGTTGTAAGAAAGGATACAAGCAACAAGATGCCATATTATTTTTATGTGGATATGAAAATTTAAAACATCAACTTACGAAGTGCTAACAATGTCTGCATGACACTTGTACTCCTTAGCAAACACAAAGGGAACAATTCCTAGGATTTGACTTAAGATGTGTTTATAAACATATACAATTAGACCTTTTGATTAAGATTACTAATGCTAGGCCTAGGATGAGTGTAACTAGGGTTACATGCATGTTTGCTAACAAGTAGGTTATATTATACCGT
This is a stretch of genomic DNA from Phoenix dactylifera cultivar Barhee BC4 chromosome 9, palm_55x_up_171113_PBpolish2nd_filt_p, whole genome shotgun sequence. It encodes these proteins:
- the LOC103715614 gene encoding nucleotide-sugar uncharacterized transporter 2-like isoform X1, whose protein sequence is MLCGRRVMSFFWKKDVRKFLKRKDSDAGERGRALEDLRASLFSELCTCEGAKHLQQRICGPTVALSFNFLVSVGIIMMNKLVLGGVGFNYPIFLTFIHYILSWGLMAILNAFSLLPASPPAKSTPFSSLLVLGIVMSLSNGLANVSLKYNSVGFYQMAKIAVTPTIVLAEFMLFRKAVSCQKVIALTIVSIGVAVATVTDLEFNFFGACIALAWIIPSAVNKILWSNLQQQDNWTALALMWKTTPITLFFLVALMPWLDPPGVLSFRWNFSNASAIFTSAVFGFLLQWSGALALGATSATSHVVLGQFKTCVILLGGYLLFNSNPGLSSICGAITALAGMSLYTYLNMLGSHQQQAKASPWQSYFSSIKSKLSKEGSDPHDGNCTTETV
- the LOC103715614 gene encoding nucleotide-sugar uncharacterized transporter 2-like isoform X2, with product MMNKLVLGGVGFNYPIFLTFIHYILSWGLMAILNAFSLLPASPPAKSTPFSSLLVLGIVMSLSNGLANVSLKYNSVGFYQMAKIAVTPTIVLAEFMLFRKAVSCQKVIALTIVSIGVAVATVTDLEFNFFGACIALAWIIPSAVNKILWSNLQQQDNWTALALMWKTTPITLFFLVALMPWLDPPGVLSFRWNFSNASAIFTSAVFGFLLQWSGALALGATSATSHVVLGQFKTCVILLGGYLLFNSNPGLSSICGAITALAGMSLYTYLNMLGSHQQQAKASPWQSYFSSIKSKLSKEGSDPHDGNCTTETV